Genomic DNA from Halobaculum sp. MBLA0147:
CGCCAACACGTAGAGTGCGAGCGCGTCGGTGACGAGCCAGTCGTTGTTGAACCCGCCGGCGTCCTTCAGCGGTTGGATCGCCGCCCGCGGTGGGTCGGCGTCGTACACCCGTGCGACCGACTCGACGACGGCGCGGCGGTAGGAGTCCGCCACGTCCACCAACACCCCGTCCACGTCGAGGACGACCGTGTCGACCTGCATCGCTCGTCGTGATGCGGCCGGCGGGCTTGGGTGTTGTGCTCGGCGGTCGCCGCACGGCTCGAGGCGGTGAAACGACGGACTTTCCACCGGTGACTCGTCTACGACCGGGCCATGACCGAGACGAGTGGGTCGGACGTGGCGGCCGAGCTGACGACGGCACGAGCGCAGACGGCGTTGCAGGCCGCACGAGCGGGGGCGTCGGTGGCGGCCGAGCACTTCCGCTCGGACGTGGCCGTCGAGACGAAGGGCGGCGACACGGACGTGGTGACGGTCGCCGACCGGGAGGCACAGGCGGCCGTCGTCGAGACGGTCGCGGACGCGTACCCCGACGACGAACTCGTCGGGGAGGAGGGAGACCTCCGGAAGGACGTGCCCGACGAGGGACCGGCGTGGGTGGTCGACCCCGTCGACGGGACGAACAACTTCGTCAGAGGACTCCGGACGTTCGCTACCGCCGTGGCGGCGGTCGTCGACGGCGAGCCCGTCGCCGCCGCGAACGTCCTCCCGGCGGCGGGCGACACGTACGTCACGGACGGCGAGGCGGTGTACCGCGACGGGACGCCGGTGACGGTCAGCGACGTGACGGAGCCCGGACTGGGCTGTGTGGTGCCGACGGTGTGGTGGCCGCCGGAGCGGCGCGCGGAGTACGCCCGGGCCTGCGAGGGGATCGTCTCGCGGTTCGCGGACCTCCGGCGACCGGGGTGTGCGCAGGCGGCGCTGGGGAGGCTCGCCGCCGGCTCGCTGGAGGGTGTGGTCACGAACGTCGAGTGTAACCCGTGGGACACGGTCGGCGGAGTCCACCTCGTGCGGACTGCCGGCGGGCGCGTGACGAACCTCGACGGGGAGCGGTGGCGCGTCGGCGACCGAGGACTGGTCGCCTCGAACGGCCACCTCCACGACGAGGTGCTCGCCGCGGCTCGCGAGATCGACGCGGAACTGTAGGGCGATCGGCTCCGGGGTCGAGGTGTCCACACCGCCCGGGATCGCCGTCCGAAATCGGGAAGTGGACACGCGTGGCAGGGTCACGCATGGAACTGGACGAGACGGATCGGGAGATCCTCCGGATCCTCCAGCGAGACGCGCGGACGCCGTTCTCGGAGATCGCGCGCGAGATCGACATGTCGAGCGCGACGGTCCACGAGCGCGTCTCGCAGATGGAGGAGACGGGCGTGATCGACGGCTACCACGCCGCCGTCGACCCGGACGCGGTGGGGTACGGCGTCTCCGCGCTGGTCGGCCTCCGGGTCGAGCAGGGCCACGAGGACGAGTCGCTGGCGCGGCTCCGCGACGTACCGGGCGTCAGGGAGATCCACCTCACCACCGGAGAGTGGGACGTGATGATGCGCGTGTACGCGGAGGACACCGACGGACTCCGGGACCTCATGTTCGAACAGATCGCCGACATGGACGGGTTCGACCGCTCGCAGACGATGGTCGTCCTCGACACCGACTACGAGGAACACGGCGTCGACTTCTGAGACGATCACCCACGGGACGTGAGGCGACTCCCGACACGACCCTCCACGGGACGCGAGAGGAATCCCGACACGACTGCCACGAGCCACGACGCGACTCCCGACACGATCACCCACAGGACACGACGCGACTCCCGACACGATCACCCACGGGACACGACACGACTCTCGAGCGACCGATCACGGACACGCGGACACACGGGTCCGGACCGGAGTTCGCTCGCCGATCGAGTTTGGTTCTACTAGTCTACGGACGTATTCACGTGAGAAACTATTATCCCCAGGTGGCGGTACGGTTCGCACGTGAGCATCGGCGCGGAGCAGGCGGCCAAGTTGGAGGCGCTTCACTTGGCCGCCTCGGAGATCGCGAACGCCACGACGACCGAGGAGGTGTACCAGACGGCGGTCGACACCGGCGAAGACGTGCTCGGCTTCGACGTGTGTGGGGTGTTCGTCGCCGACGACGGGGAGTTGCGCCCCGTCGCACAGAACGACACGTCGGTGACGCTGGAGACGTACCCCGACGACAAGGGCGCACTCGGCGAGACGTACCAGACCCAGGAGTCGTTCCTCATCGAGGATGCGGCCGACGACGAGGTGTCCGAGCCGTCCGACGACTCCTTCGCGTCGGGCGTGTCGGTGCCGCTGGGCGACATCGGCGTGTTGCAGGCGATCTCCACCGAGCCCGCCTACTACGACGAGACGGACGTCGAACTGGCGGAACTGTTGGCCGTCCACATCCGGGAGGCGGTGGCGCGCATCCGGTCGAAGCGGGACCTGCGGGAGTCGAAGCGGAAGATCGAGCGACTCCACCGGGTCGCCACGTCGCTAGAGTCGGTGACCGACCGCGGGACGTTGTTGTGGGCTGCCGTCGAGGCCGCCAGCGACATCCTCGAGTTCGACTGGTGTCTGCTCGCGCGCGAGGACGACGGCGTGTTCCGGGTAGAGGCCGCCTCCGAGGAGACGCCACTGGACACGGGCGACGAGATGTTCGCGACCGACGAGGGCGTCGCGGGCCACGTCGTCGAGACGGGCGAGTCGTTCGTCGTCGACGACGCCCACGACCACCCGGTCGCCAACCCCGCCCACGAGTCGTTCCGGTCGGGACTGGTGGTGCCGGTCGGCGACGCGGGCGTGTTCGCCGCCGTCGACGACAGGGTCGGGATGTTCGACGAGCAGGACATGGAGTTGGCCGAACTGCTCGCCGCCAGCGTCGGGGAGGCGTACGACCGGATCGAGGCGCGCGAGCAGCTCCGACGGCGACAGGCGGAGCTGGACCTGTTGAAGGAGGTGCAGTCGCGCGTGTTGCGCCACAACCTCCGCAACGACCTGAACGTGATCGGCGGGGCGGCCGCGGAGGCGCGCGAGGCCGACCCCGAGCGGCGGGCCGACCTGTTGGACACCGTCGAGCGGACCGCCGAGCGGCTGGCTGCGACGAGCGAGCGCGTCCGGGAGATCAAGCGTGTCGTCGACCACGCCGACCGAATCCGGACGTTCGAGGTGGCCGAGACGGTGCGGACGGTGACGGAGGGACTCGACGAGAGTCACCCGGACGCGACGCTCGTGACGGACGTCCCCGACGGCGTGACCGTCCGGGCACACAGTGACTTCCCGCTCGCAGTGCGGTGTCTCGTCGAGAACGGAATCGAACACGACGACGGGGTACCGCGGGTCGAGGTGTCCGCGACCCGGAGTGGCGACCGCGTTCGACTGCAGGTGCGCGACGACGGACCGGGCATCCCGGACCACGAGGTCGAACCCATCGAGCGCGACCGCGAGACGGACCTCGAACACGGCAGCGGCGCCGGACTGTGGCTCGTCCGCTGGGTCGTCGACCGGTCGGACGGCAGCTTGCACTTCCCCGACACCGACGACGGGACCACCGTCCTCGTCGAACTCCCCGGCCCGGAGTGAGCCGACCGGCCGGCTCGGCGACGGAGTGAGGCGAAGGGGGTCGGCTCGGCGACGGAGTGAGACGAGGGACCGACGCCGTGCCGACACGTCGGGGGCCGAGATCCGCCGACGGCACGGGACTCGCGGTCCGCGCCGACGGCGTGTGACTCCGTGACGATCCGGTGGCGTGTCCGTGACGCTTAAGTGGTGGACAGGCGTGCGTCCGAACGCAGACCTGTAGGGGTGCAGACCCCGAGTCCGGAGACGGGCGACGATACGACAGCCGAGTTGCGGTAGCCTAGCCTGGCCCAAGGCGCTGGGTTGCTAACTCAGTGGCGTAAGCCTCCGGGGTTCGAATCCCCGCCGCAACGCTGTCTAGACCACAAGACATGAGTGCAGAAGACCACCGAGACACGCCAGACGAGCAGGAGGACGACGAGGACCTCCAGTACTTCGTCCGGATCGGCCAGACCGACCTGGACGGGACGAAGACAGTCGAGCGTAGTCTCACCGAGATGAAGGGTATCGGCCAGCGTGCGGCCCGCCTCATCGTCGAGACCGCCGAGGTCGACCGGACGGCCACGTTCGGTCGCCTCGACGACGAGGAGATCGAGGGCGTCGTCGACGTCGTCGAGAACCTCGCAGACCACGCACCGGAGTGGATGGTCAACCGCCAGAAGGAGTTCTACTCCGGCGAGACCAGCCACGAGGTGGGGTCCGACCTCGAGGAGGCGCGTCGCCACGACATCAACCGCATGAAGATGATCGACTCCTACCGCGGTGTCCGCCACAAGCGCGGCCAGAAGGTCCGTGGACAGCGAACCAAGTCCACCGGCCGGACGGAGGGCACCATCGGCGTCAACGTCGAGGAGATCCGCGAAGAGCAGGCCGAAGAGGCAGGTGACGAGGAATGACGACCGGCGAGTCCACCAAGCGGTACGAGACGCCGAACCACCCGTACCAGGAGGAGCGGATCGCCGAGGAGTCGGAACTCCTCGGGCGGTACGGTCTCAAGAACAAAGAGGAGCTGTGGCGCGCACAGTCGGAACTGCGGAACTACCGGCGCGAGGCGCGACGGCTGATCGGCGACGCGCAGGGTGACCTGGCGGCCGCCGAGACCGCGGGCGCGGAGTTCGTCGAGAGTCTCCAGCGCGTCGGGATCCTCGACGAGACCGACGACCTGTCGGCGGTCCTGTCGTTGGACGTGACCGACGTGCTCGAACGGCGACTCCAGACGGTCGCGT
This window encodes:
- a CDS encoding GAF domain-containing protein; the protein is MSIGAEQAAKLEALHLAASEIANATTTEEVYQTAVDTGEDVLGFDVCGVFVADDGELRPVAQNDTSVTLETYPDDKGALGETYQTQESFLIEDAADDEVSEPSDDSFASGVSVPLGDIGVLQAISTEPAYYDETDVELAELLAVHIREAVARIRSKRDLRESKRKIERLHRVATSLESVTDRGTLLWAAVEAASDILEFDWCLLAREDDGVFRVEAASEETPLDTGDEMFATDEGVAGHVVETGESFVVDDAHDHPVANPAHESFRSGLVVPVGDAGVFAAVDDRVGMFDEQDMELAELLAASVGEAYDRIEAREQLRRRQAELDLLKEVQSRVLRHNLRNDLNVIGGAAAEAREADPERRADLLDTVERTAERLAATSERVREIKRVVDHADRIRTFEVAETVRTVTEGLDESHPDATLVTDVPDGVTVRAHSDFPLAVRCLVENGIEHDDGVPRVEVSATRSGDRVRLQVRDDGPGIPDHEVEPIERDRETDLEHGSGAGLWLVRWVVDRSDGSLHFPDTDDGTTVLVELPGPE
- a CDS encoding 30S ribosomal protein S4; this encodes MTTGESTKRYETPNHPYQEERIAEESELLGRYGLKNKEELWRAQSELRNYRREARRLIGDAQGDLAAAETAGAEFVESLQRVGILDETDDLSAVLSLDVTDVLERRLQTVAYRQGLANTTEQARQFIVHGHVTVDGARVTRPGYQVEVHEEDAVSFDETSPLADELHPERAEGQ
- a CDS encoding inositol monophosphatase, producing MTETSGSDVAAELTTARAQTALQAARAGASVAAEHFRSDVAVETKGGDTDVVTVADREAQAAVVETVADAYPDDELVGEEGDLRKDVPDEGPAWVVDPVDGTNNFVRGLRTFATAVAAVVDGEPVAAANVLPAAGDTYVTDGEAVYRDGTPVTVSDVTEPGLGCVVPTVWWPPERRAEYARACEGIVSRFADLRRPGCAQAALGRLAAGSLEGVVTNVECNPWDTVGGVHLVRTAGGRVTNLDGERWRVGDRGLVASNGHLHDEVLAAAREIDAEL
- a CDS encoding 30S ribosomal protein S13 → MSAEDHRDTPDEQEDDEDLQYFVRIGQTDLDGTKTVERSLTEMKGIGQRAARLIVETAEVDRTATFGRLDDEEIEGVVDVVENLADHAPEWMVNRQKEFYSGETSHEVGSDLEEARRHDINRMKMIDSYRGVRHKRGQKVRGQRTKSTGRTEGTIGVNVEEIREEQAEEAGDEE
- a CDS encoding Lrp/AsnC family transcriptional regulator, whose protein sequence is MELDETDREILRILQRDARTPFSEIAREIDMSSATVHERVSQMEETGVIDGYHAAVDPDAVGYGVSALVGLRVEQGHEDESLARLRDVPGVREIHLTTGEWDVMMRVYAEDTDGLRDLMFEQIADMDGFDRSQTMVVLDTDYEEHGVDF